GTTGTTAGCAGGGGATTAGCTAGATGCTAACACATTATAGGCGACATACCTGCGCTAGCCATGCTCTAGCTAATCTTGCTGAAAACAGCAGTGAGACCGTGGTGGCATGGGCAGCACAAGACGGTATGTATccagcgggggagggagaggggcgggggggggggagggggaggagagagtcagGCAGGCTCATGCAGCCAGCGCTGAAGCCCGCACCTCGGTGTCCTCACTGCTATTTCTTAGCGAACTAGCTAGCTTACAGCTGGTGTGGGCATGCCCATGGGCGCTGCAAATCACCCCAGCTCCAAGTCGCTATGTGCAGACATATAGTTAGGGAAACAGATCTAGAACAACCTCTCATACACACATCTCTGGACGAAGGGTTTGGGAAAATGGTACCCCATAAACCTAGTCTGCACTAGGGAAAGATGGACATTtaaaaatcctagtgtagacaaggcacttGTGTGTTAACATCCATTAGCTGGTTGAGGTAAGCCATATGCTCTCCCCCACGATTTTAATGCATTAAAAATTCACCTTCCTTCCCAGCATAGACAGGGCCTAGCATTGATGCTATTTGAAGCACAGGTGGTAGCATTTCGAGCCCAGGACTCAAAGTTAAGTATCCAAGCTGCAGTCAGTTCTTCACCCCTTTATCTAAGCGCCCAGAGGTCAGATTTTAGACAcagtctaaaaaaacccacaaccaggAATCATCTCACTCACCTTCTATGTGACAAATCTGGACATCTTGGGTGTAAGGTAGCGTTGAAATATAAATTTTGGCACCAGAAGTTTGCTTCAGAAAACTCACATACCTCCCCTGCTTGCCAATCAGCCGGCCAACCAAGTGCTTGATGGAAAGATGGAGAATTCAGTTAGGAGTGAGAACAGCACCTGGgatctttaatttttaaatgcttaatttCACCTACAAGAAGTGCCACAGGTCTGACTGGGCCGTGAGGATCAATCGGAACTCAGCGCAGATTGGGCTTCTACCAAATGTAAAATGACATTGGCCCAGCAGAGTTTAGGGAGATTTTGTTTAGTAGCCCAAGGCAGTTTCTGATTTACCCACATTTTGTTAAGTCCATCTTTCTAGTCAGCAGAAACAGCAAGTGCAGCAAAGACACGAAGGCCTGGTGTAGGTTGGCATAactcctgaaatcaatggagctgcccCATCTCTGAATCTGGCCCCATTTCTTATTATGCCATTgtgcttttcatttaaaaaaccccCTAAGTTCTAGCTCTTTAACTAAAACCAATTACAAGTTTCTTTGGAGAAATACTAACAGCTTGTCCTCATTGGCCAAGGATATGGATTCTGCTACTGCAGGGCTGATTCCCTGTGCCTAGGTTATACTATCCCATAAAAAGAAACTTCTCACGTAGTGTCACCGAGCCCACTGCATCGCTATAGGAGGCAGCATGCTCAACCCATTTGGGAAAGTGATGCCTTATATTGCTGAACTGTGAACCTTCTGGATGACTCAGGAGCAACAAGGACCAGTTCTGGAAGGGATCTTGTGGAGTCATCCAGGGATCCAAGGTGCAAGGATGAATGTTATGAAGCAAAGCCTGGGCAATGGGGCAAGTGTAGaacggggatggggtggggggaggctctggAGGGAACATGGAACATCCTTCCTAGACCCAGCGACAGTTGCTCTTTCTAGAGGAGTTCTCAGCACATTAATGGGCATTAGCCCCTTAGAGACATTCAGAATTTCAGCAGAGAATATAGAAAGCCCCTTGAACATCCTCTGTCCCCCATATGCAAGAAAAGCCAAAGCACCCCCTCTACCAAGAATCATGGTATCTGTTTTTTGGGGTTTactaattttgtgtgtgtgtgtgtttttagcaATTTTTAGTTTTATGTACATCAGGGTTCAGGAGGTTGAAAATCAAGGGTTTGGGGGGCTCTATATATACACTGATAACTAATCTTTAGAATGCTCCCTAGTGTGCTGGAACGTGGTACTGTTCATTTGCACTAGGGAACGTTTAACGTGCCCCAGCATGGTCTACACAGACCAACAGATGTGCAACACATcagtgcgctttagaaatcacacccgtGTAGTCTGCATTTCTGTGCTGAGATGCAAGTCACCATTTCCGGGGTTTCCTGGATAAACACCAATTTCAGGGTTTTTTGTGCCATGGATGTTTATCGCTTAAAACCGAAAATCAGCAGCCCTACAAGGATTCTTTGCATTTGGAGTTCTTCAGCAGGTATTTCAAGGAGTGTTAAGCCCCAACACCCTGAAGGGTAAGAAAGCACAGCACCCGTTTTATAGACCGAGGGAGATACAGAAGGGCCATGTGCTTCGCTCAAGGTcacactgtggcagagccaggactagaacccagaagtTGACTCCCAGTCCCCCGCTAACCACTGGCCAACGCTCCCCAAGGTCAGTGCAGGGAGTTACGGATGCCGAGTATTTGGCTCGTTACCTTTGGCACCTCTATCTCCCAGATAGTGAGCTCAGACTTATTGGATTCTACTCCTGGCTTGGAGTTCTGGCAACTCTCCGTCTTCCCAAGGGCACAGCCACTGTCCACAGAATCCATGCTATTTACATCTGAacctacaaaaaacaaacaaaaaaacccccacaccaCGGCATTCAGACAGTCTGCATAATCCAAGCTCTTAGACTCTGCATGAAgtctgacaaaactcccatttcacATACATTGTGATTGTGGGCTCTACTGCACATACACACTTTACACTCTAGATTGTGAGTCTGTTATTCAATTCTCAGCTCCTCTAAGAAAAACATGTGTTGGGGCTGCTCTGTGCTACTTATGGAAACAGGCCACTAGAAACAGACTTCTGTCCCCTAAAACTGCCTGAAGAATTCCACATGTCTGATGATAAAAAACTGAATCTAATTAGGAACCGCCATGTTCACAAGCACCCTCTGTAATGCAATGGGCAGAGTGTAAGACATCAAGAGTTTGTGCAGGTCAAATACAGAAGCCAGGTGCTATAACTCGCGGAATGCAAACGCCGTACAGTTGCAGTATCAGAATTATGTCCCCTTGGATTAAATAGGACTAGCAGCGGCATGCTAGCCATGAGACAGCTTCTTCCTCTTTGAGACTCCAAACCTAGCTATGGGTTATTGGGGAAAAGGGAGATGGAGTCTTTTCCATTGAAAGCCTCCTGTCATCACATTACCACTGCCCTGGACCAAGGTAAAAGCAGTGGGAGGGATAAGCCACCGCTGAAGATCTATGGCTTTGCAGCAGGCCACATGTGCCGTACTGAGAAGCACCTGCACATCACCGGCCTCTCCGGTCAGCAGGAGGGGCCCTGGTACTTCAATGAGAGAGGCCCTGCAAACATCAATAGAAGATAGATCGAAAGCTCTTTATGGAAGGTCATGGCTGCTTCAGTGCAAAGCACAGACCCTTCCCACAATTTGATTATAAGTGCTCCTAAGTGCTCCCACCCGTGGCTGGATGGGGGAGGAAATCTTTGGAGCAATCGAGGGGACCTCCTTCAAAGCCTTCTGCAACATTCCagctgcaaaaaaaccccaacccaccTTAAAGGACTTCAGGATGCCATGAACCAGACATCCCCCAAGCAACTCAATGAGGCAGAGACCTGCTGAAGCTAATGTACGCTGCTCCCCATTCCAGCCATTAGGCTTGAAGAAGCCTCCGAGGGACAAGGTGATATTAAAGATCTTAGTCAttttgggatggggtgtgggaaagCCCAAGGAACTTAGAGACACGTGGCAAGCCAAAGATCAGGCTCTTGGCAAGAGTGGCATCTTGACACATAGGATTTGATCCAATCAAGTTTCCAAGAGTGAGAAACAGAGGCCCTTCGTTACGGAATTCCGTTTAGTTTCACTGAAAACTGGAAGGGGATCACTTCAAGCGTGCTGAAGTTCAGCGGAGCCGTTCCTTGAATGGGAATCAGATTCATGCCGCTGGAGTGTGAGCGAGCAGAGCTTTCCCTGTTACTCCTTAGTTGAGATTGGGGGTTATGATTCCCCCTGGTCAGGTAGCCTTGCTTCCCAAAGGCCCAAAGCTAAGACAGCATCTTCTACTTGGGAAGGGTATGAGAAATACAAGGTATATCAAGCAGTAATGTAAGAAACCTACAGGCCCAAGATATTAGCTTAAGCACCTTGCAAGAGCTATGCGGCCTACAAGCTTTAGGCTAAGTAAGGTCGCTGCTGTCTAACTTAAATCACACGATATCATAAGACTTTGTTCGGGTGAACAAATACACCGACATGCAACCACGAGAACGCAGTGGATGCCAGTTTGGATATTTTAGGATAGGAACATCAGCAGATGTTCAACTGCACCACTTGGTTGGGTTGGGTTGCAACCAACTGATGTATATGTTCGCAAGTCTGAGAtaattaatatactaacctatagcaTAAGGACACCCCAATGTTATTAGGGTGAGGAATTTAGTTATGGACAAAGGAGGCCGAACATTCTTATGAATATTCACAGCAGCCACCAGACCCTATAGCAGGGCTAACCACGGCCTAGACTGTTGAGACCTTGACCATTGGAACGTTTTGGCACACCAGAGACAGGGTAAGACTCTCGTGGATCACCTCCTGTCTCATCAGTCCTAGGTCTCCACAAGGATGGTGTGACTATAGGTATGACACGACACCAGACAGGAAGTTAATACTGTATTACTGCTGCCTCCTTGGTTGGGTTGGATTGGATTGTTTGTGTGTTTACTAATTGTGTTAGCAAAACCATTGCAAATTCACAAGCTTCTTCCCCAAGTCTGAGTGTTGCAACCCTGCACGTGGGAGTTCCCAAATTAACAGTACTTCTAACAACTCTGGGCCTGATCTGAGGACTAGAATTTACCAAACCTCAGAGGGTTAACAGGGAATTCTCAAGTAATCAATATAATACATAATCAGTAGATCAGGCAATGGAGGGGTGAGAATCTGTTAGCCCCAGTTATGGGGAGCCACCGGTTTCTTAAATAGCATCTGAACATTTCAAATATGGTTGGGGGATAAAAGGATGATAAAAGTGATGAGCTTCCAGCAATCTGCTTGTTAGTACATTACTGGGATGAGGATCCAACAGTCCTCGCTTGCTCTTCTGTATTCTGGCCACCTGGCTCCAATACACCAAAAACCCAAGGGAGCACACGAGCTGCTCTGTTTTTGCTACTGCCCAAGTCAGGCCACAGCTCTGATACAATCGGGTCCACTATCTGCCTGGCGGGTCTCGATTCAGACTTGCTGATCAAGATGCCGCTGTGAACAagtggggatttcagggaggTGACAAGGGAGAAGGCGGCggcttttcctttcttcctttcttccctttCAGCATTCAACTCGCACGTGCAAAGTAACCTACATCACcctctacatcagtggttttccACCAGGAGTCCAAGGCCCCCTcgggggccacgagcaggtttcaggggggtccagggcagaaagctgaagccctgccacatggggttgaagcctggggccctgagcaatgtagttttgTGGGGGCCCCTATGGCATCATGCCTCAGGCAAgcccctgcttgctatcccctgaTGCCggacctggcttttatatgcagaaaagccGTTGTGGTGGCACAGGcaggccgtggagtttttatagcatgttggggaggcctccaaaagaaaaaggttcagaaTCCCTGCTCTACATCACCTTGGAGTTTGTCCTGGCGTGAGAGTTTTGTCGCTTTACTGTGTGGTCTCAGTTCAGCCCCTGTATTAGAGCGTTTGTTCTCTCCGCTAGTCATGCCGAGAAGTGTATGCGACAGGGTAAGAGTAATTTCTTCCTTTAGTAAGAAGTGTTTCTTATAGAGGGGACATCTAGAAAATGGTCAATCCCGGTCTCCTATTAAAAGCTGCAGACCCTGCTATCTAGCAGCAGGCAGCACTCCTGTTACTCTGTAGTGACTATTGAATGCAGCCTGTCTTTAGGGGCTGTTTGCGCTGCAGGGTTGTATGAAGAGCGTTTACATACAGCTTTTAAGGCTGAAGTTTGTGTTTGTCCACACAAGGTTAGCCTAATATAAAGCAGCTAGGAAAAGAACCCCCGGCTTTAACACTACCCAcccactagagagagagagagagagagacagagagagagagagagagagagatatatgCTACAGCAAAGAGATGGAGGAACCCCGACAAGCCAAACACATTACACGTGGGCACAGGCTGTGGAGATTTCTCATCTCGCACCCACTTTCCAAGCAAACAGACCATGTTAGTGCGGACACAGATGACGCTGTCTTAGGACGTCAAGCAATTGCTCCACCTGTTCGCATGTACAGTCCACGTCCGCCCTTCAGTGAACGGTCCACACCAAAGGCAAGAGCCTAATGCTTACAGCTGAGTGGATGCCGCCTGAGCTCAAGCGGTAACAAGCTTGCGCTTTTGGGGCTCAtgcttgcaaggtgctgagctccctGGCCCATATCCAACACACACTGATTTCATTGGGGTGGCTCACGTGCTTTAAGTTAATCATgcgcttaaatgctttgctggatggaGGCCAGCATGCTCAGTGTCTTGCTGAGTTTCCTGGACACCACATAGCTAGCTACGGTTTTTCCCCATCACTGTGGGATGTAGGAGCTGGCAGCCTAGGATGGGTTCATTCGGTCCATCTGAGCATAAGACATCTATTTATAACTTGGTAGGATTTTTACCAACAAGCAGGCCCTCTGAATTGTGATGAGGGTTGGGGACTGAGGACTTTTCAGTGCTGTACTAATGCACCTTCCCTCATGTGTCTTATGTGAGGCTCTCAAAGAGATGTGAACCCTTACCTCCTGAGTGATCTGCATCTGTCTCCGCTGTCCAGTGCTTCTCATGTCTCAGATCTGCACTGTCCCCTTTCAGCACTCCATTGCTGTATGGCACTTTGTCTTCCCCTAATATAGGGGTCTGAGGTTTCTCACTCTGTGCCACGTTTTGCTCTGTGGAAGCGTCCTGGATCACAGACATGCTCAGCAAGTCTGAACGCTGGCCTGATAGGAGAGACAGTGACGTGCTTTGCAAGGGATCCTCGACGTTTGTCCCATCTTCAGACGTACATGCGCTGCACCCAGAATCCTCCGTTACTGCATGCGACTCTTCAAACGACTCTCCATTGTTCGTAATCAAAGTCCGGTTATCTCCTTGTGTTTCACTGTGCACAGATTTCTTTGGCCGATGGTCTTTTGGATCTATCTGCACTGGGTTAGATAAGCGCCCGTATTTCAAGCAGCTGGAATATGACACGTAACGATGGAGTTTCTCTTCCGATAGAGAAACAGGTATCGTTGCAACGTTCTCTGTGGAAACTGCTTCATTCCCTCTGCTAGATTCCACTGCAAGCATCTCATCGGATGAAATGCTCACTCTCTCCAGCGGTCTATCAACCCGGCTGACTGCGACTTCACAGATCCTACTGGACACATCGCTTACTGAACTAGACAGCACTTCCTCGGTAGCTGCTAAGATGACTTTGGAAATAATCTGTATGGCTGCTTGCTCAATTTTCTCAACTTCCTCTTTGTCCAAACTCACTCCTccaattctctctctttccaaacTATCTTCTTTCGACTGCGTATCCCTGTAGCACTTCTCTTCCCTTCCATGACATTTAAGCACAGTACTGACCGTCATCTCAGACATCTCCTCTTCCCTGGACAGGTCCAAGCCAGCAGACTCTACACAATTATTCAGTAACTTCCCAACTACAGACTCTCTCTGCCCGGGGACAGTGTCCTCGACTTCCTTACTATCATCTTCATCTAAAATGGCAGGTTGGGCGGTGGCTGAATCCTCTGGTTCAGAGCCCAGGGCCGGCAGGCAGCCAGTGTCTGAGGACGTAGCCGCTAGGCACTGGATTTCCTTAGATGGATTCTCCAAAGAATCGTGCGTCTTTTCTGCTTCACCACTTTCCCCAGTCTTTCCCAAAGACTCTTGTAGTGACTCTACCACGGAACATGCCAATGGCTGCTGCGCTGGGATTCCACTGAAAACTGACTCCTGCCTGGTAACAAGCACACCATTGTCACTGCACTCGACACTCTTCGGGGCTGAAGGGGGAGACACTTGTGCAAGGGACCCGGTTTCATCTCGAGACGCtgctctttccagtttttcactGTCGTCCTCAAACGTGCCCAATTCGACGGTCGTTACTGCGGTGGCAGGATGGTCCCTGGAGGAATCTAATCTCTGTTGAGCGTCACATGCCAGAGAGGGTGTCATTAACCCCAAGGACAGCTGGGAAGTTAAGGTTTCATTCTCTGGGCAGTCCTCTTCCGAGGGCACAGGCAGTTCTTTAGTAGCATTTACTTCTTCTCTGGACAGAGGTTCCTTTATGGGAGGTTCAATCCTCTGATCTTCCACGCCTGCTAATGCTTGCCTGTCGTGATTGCTTGTACGCTCCTTTTTACGagaaaaaaaccaccaccaaccaATAAGTGCCAGCACTCCAGGTAAGGCGTACGGGAAGAAAGTGCGGAAGCGTAAAGCCATTTTAAGGAGCCTCAGCAATTATACCTGgtgaggggagaaagagagatgtaactagcattaaaaaaaataataatatgcttcctaagaaagagagaaaagttaTATTGGGGACTTGCATGGGGCTCGGAAAGGATGAGGAAGGGATCAAGGTTTCACAGATTCCtcgaataattttttttttttttggccaaatcTAGCTAGTTGTACTGACTGCTTTCAGTGTAGCTTAAACCTCTCTCTTTTCCCAAAATCACTGGCTACGTTGATTAAAAGCAAAGCACTTCTGTCTAGCTAAAAGGAACAC
This is a stretch of genomic DNA from Chrysemys picta bellii isolate R12L10 chromosome 19, ASM1138683v2, whole genome shotgun sequence. It encodes these proteins:
- the AKAP1 gene encoding A-kinase anchor protein 1, mitochondrial, whose protein sequence is MALRFRTFFPYALPGVLALIGWWWFFSRKKERTSNHDRQALAGVEDQRIEPPIKEPLSREEVNATKELPVPSEEDCPENETLTSQLSLGLMTPSLACDAQQRLDSSRDHPATAVTTVELGTFEDDSEKLERAASRDETGSLAQVSPPSAPKSVECSDNGVLVTRQESVFSGIPAQQPLACSVVESLQESLGKTGESGEAEKTHDSLENPSKEIQCLAATSSDTGCLPALGSEPEDSATAQPAILDEDDSKEVEDTVPGQRESVVGKLLNNCVESAGLDLSREEEMSEMTVSTVLKCHGREEKCYRDTQSKEDSLERERIGGVSLDKEEVEKIEQAAIQIISKVILAATEEVLSSSVSDVSSRICEVAVSRVDRPLERVSISSDEMLAVESSRGNEAVSTENVATIPVSLSEEKLHRYVSYSSCLKYGRLSNPVQIDPKDHRPKKSVHSETQGDNRTLITNNGESFEESHAVTEDSGCSACTSEDGTNVEDPLQSTSLSLLSGQRSDLLSMSVIQDASTEQNVAQSEKPQTPILGEDKVPYSNGVLKGDSADLRHEKHWTAETDADHSGGSDVNSMDSVDSGCALGKTESCQNSKPGVESNKSELTIWEIEVPKHLVGRLIGKQGRYVSFLKQTSGAKIYISTLPYTQDVQICHIEGSQHHVDKALSLIGKKFKELSLTNIYAPPAPSLMLHSLPMTSWLMLPDGVTVEVIVVNQIDAGHMFVQQHTHPTFHVLRSLDQQMYVCYSQPGIPTLPTPVEVGVICAAPGLDGAWWRAQVVDYFKDNNEVEIRYVDYGGYERVKIDTLRQIRSDFVTLPFQGAEVLLDNVVPLSDEDHFSSEADSSVSEMTRGTPLLAQVTNYDSATGLPLIQLWSMMGDEVVSINRALVERGFAQWIDSY